In Elusimicrobiota bacterium, a single genomic region encodes these proteins:
- a CDS encoding response regulator: MSTILVIDDEPEIVTLLRFMLEKEGYSVLEAGNGRAAMQLLGMDPPNPQASIPDLLILDIMMPIMDGYTLNMKLQEHPTTSNIPILVLTAKGQKMRDLFEMAPNVAAYVQKPFDPKMLKELIAGILVGRKS, encoded by the coding sequence CGTCACTCTTTTGCGCTTCATGCTGGAAAAGGAGGGCTACAGCGTCCTCGAGGCCGGCAACGGCCGCGCGGCCATGCAGCTCCTGGGCATGGACCCGCCCAACCCCCAAGCAAGCATCCCCGACCTTCTCATCCTCGACATCATGATGCCGATAATGGACGGCTACACTTTGAACATGAAGCTGCAGGAGCATCCCACCACGAGCAATATCCCGATACTGGTCCTGACCGCCAAGGGGCAGAAGATGCGCGACCTCTTCGAGATGGCCCCCAACGTGGCGGCTTACGTGCAGAAGCCCTTCGATCCCAAGATGCTCAAGGAATTGATAGCGGGAATCCTGGTCGGCAGGAAATCTTGA